Proteins encoded together in one Prunus dulcis chromosome 3, ALMONDv2, whole genome shotgun sequence window:
- the LOC117621070 gene encoding protein FAM32A-like isoform X1 yields MSSYENVVGGKLKLKGKALDVKAPGMKKKKKHKKHQDQTSLVTENELSAGGTTELSTNPDEEEINDANKSGEEGKAPHYDDHLTPAERRYIEQRERIDTHRMAKTANKSHRDRIQDFNQYLANMSEHYDIPKVGPG; encoded by the exons ATGTCATCATATGAGAATGTTGTTGGTGGGAAGCTGAAGCTTAAGGGAAAGGCTCTAGATGTGAAGGCTCCtggaatgaagaagaaaaagaaacataagaaACATCAAGATCAAACATCTCTCGTCACAGAAAATGAGCTCTCAGCTG GTGGAACTACAGAACTATCAACGAACCCTGATGAGGAAGAAATAAATGATGCCAACAAATCAGGTGAGGAGGGGAAGGCTCCTCATTATGATGATCATCTCACACCTGCAGAGAGACGATATAtagagcagagagagagaattgacACTCATAGGATGGCCAAGACAGCGAATAAATCCCACCGTGACAGAATTCAAGACTTCAACCAGTATCTGGCAAACATGAGTGAGCACTATGACATTCCTAAAGTTGGCCCTGGCTAA
- the LOC117621070 gene encoding protein FAM32A-like isoform X2: protein MSSYENVVGGKLKLKGKALDVKAPGMKKKKKHKKHQDQTSLVTENELSAELSTNPDEEEINDANKSGEEGKAPHYDDHLTPAERRYIEQRERIDTHRMAKTANKSHRDRIQDFNQYLANMSEHYDIPKVGPG from the exons ATGTCATCATATGAGAATGTTGTTGGTGGGAAGCTGAAGCTTAAGGGAAAGGCTCTAGATGTGAAGGCTCCtggaatgaagaagaaaaagaaacataagaaACATCAAGATCAAACATCTCTCGTCACAGAAAATGAGCTCTCAGCTG AACTATCAACGAACCCTGATGAGGAAGAAATAAATGATGCCAACAAATCAGGTGAGGAGGGGAAGGCTCCTCATTATGATGATCATCTCACACCTGCAGAGAGACGATATAtagagcagagagagagaattgacACTCATAGGATGGCCAAGACAGCGAATAAATCCCACCGTGACAGAATTCAAGACTTCAACCAGTATCTGGCAAACATGAGTGAGCACTATGACATTCCTAAAGTTGGCCCTGGCTAA
- the LOC117620709 gene encoding V-type proton ATPase catalytic subunit A, with translation MPAVYGSRLTTFEDSEKESEYGYVRKVSGPVVVADGMAGAAMYELVRVGHDNLIGEIIRLEGDSATIQVYEETAGLMVNDPVLRTRKPLSVELGPGILGNIFDGIQRPLKTIAKISGDVYIPRGVSVPALDKDILWEFQPKKIGEGDTLTGGDLYATVFENSLMEHHVALPPDAMGKITYVAPPGQYSLKDTVLELEFQGVKKKFTMLQTWPVRTPRPVASKVAADTPLLTGQRVLDALFPSVLGGTCAIPGAFGCGKTVISQALSKYSNSDTVVYVGCGERGNEMAEVLMDFPQLTMTLPDGREESVMKRTTLVANTSNMPVAAREASIYTGITIAEYFRDMGYNVSMMADSTSRWAEALREISGRLAEMPADSGYPAYLAARLASFYERAGKVKCLGGPERTGSVTIVGAVSPPGGDFSDPVTSATLSIVQVFWGLDKKLAQRKHFPSVNWLISYSKYSTALESFYDQFDPDFINIRTKAREVLQREDDLNEIVQLVGKDALAEGDKITLETAKLLREDYLAQNAFTPYDKFCPFYKSVWMMRNIIHYFNLANQAVEKAAGMDGQKISYSLIKHRLGDLFYRLVSQKFEDPAEGEEVIVGKFKKLHEDLTSGFRALEDETR, from the exons ATGCCGGCGGTGTACGGTTCCCGATTGACCACATTTGAGGACTCCGAGAAGGAGAGCGAGTATGGCTACGTCCGCAAG GTCTCAGGACCAGTCGTTGTCGCAGATGGCATGGCTGGAGCTGCTATGTACGAGCTGGTTCGTGTTGGACATGATAATTTGATTGGTGAAATTATTCGGTTAGAAGGAGATTCTGCCACAATCCAAG TTTATGAGGAAACAGCTGGGTTGATGGTGAACGATCCTGTTCTACGTACTCGGAAG CCTTTATCAGTGGAGTTGGGACCTGGAATATTGGGAAATATTTTTGACGGAATCCAG AGGCCTTTGAAAACTATTGCAAAGATATCTGGTGATGTCTATATCCCACGTGGTGTATCTGTTCCAGCTCTTGACAAAGATATACTTTGGGAGTTTCAGCCCAAAAAAATAG GTGAAGGTGATACTCTCACTGGTGGAGACTTGTATGCT ACTGTCTTTGAAAATAGTCTGATGGAGCACCATGTTGCGCTTCCTCCTGATGCAATGGGCAAAATTACTTACGTCGCACCACCTGGTCAATATTCATTGAAG GATACTGTGTTAGAGCTTGAGTTTCAAGGTGtcaaaaagaaatttactATGCTTCAG ACATGGCCTGTACGTACACCAAGGCCTGTTGCATCAAAGGTTGCTGCTGATACCCCTCTACTCACTGGACAG CGTGTTCTTGATGCCCTTTTCCCCTCTGTTCTTGGTGGGACGTGTGCCATTCCTGGGGCTTTTGGTTGTGGAAAAACGGTTATTAGTCAAGCTCTTTCAAAG TACTCTAACTCAGACACTGTAGTTTATGTTGGCTGTGGAGAACGTGGAAATGAAATGGCCGAG GTGCTTATGGATTTTCCTCAATTGACCATGACTTTGCCTGATGGCCGTGAAGAATCTGTGATGAAGCGCACAACACTTGTGGCCAACACTTCTAACATGCCTGTGGCTGCTCGTGAAGCTTCAATTTATACTG GAATCACTATTGCTGAATACTTCAGAGATATGGGTTACAATGTCAGCATGATGGCAGATTCAACTTCTCGATGGGCTGAAGCATTGCGTGAGATTTCTGGGCGGCTG GCAGAAATGCCAGCAGATAGTGGATATCCTGCTTATTTGGCAGCTCGTTTAGCATCATTTTATGAACGTGCGGGTAAAGTGAAATGTCTTGGTGGACCAGAGCGTACTGGTAGTGTGACTATTGTTGGTGCTGTTTCTCCCCCAGGAGGAGATTTCTCAGATCCAGTGACATCTGCAACCCTTAGCATTGTACAG GTTTTCTGGGGTCTGGACAAAAAACTTGCCCAGAGGAAGCATTTTCCTTCTGTGAACTGGCTTATTTCCTACTCTAAGTACTCAACA GCATTGGAGTCTTTCTATGATCAATTTGATCCTGATTTTATCAACATCAGGACAAAGGCACGTGAGGTTTTGCAACGAGAAGATGATCTGAATGAAATTGTCCAA CTTGTAGGAAAGGATGCTTTGGCTGAAGGAGATAAGATCACCTTAGAAACTGCAAAGCTTTTGAGGGAGGATTATCTCGCACAGAATGCATTTACTCC ATATGACAAATTCTGCCCGTTCTACAAGTCTGTTTGGATGATGCGGAATATCATTCATTACTTTAATCTGGCCAATCAG GCAGTAGAGAAAGCAGCTGGTATGGATGGTCAAAAGATAAGTTACAGCCTAATCAAGCACCGTTTGGGAGATCTCTTTTACCGCCTTGT GTCGCAAAAATTTGAGGATCCGGCAGAAGGGGAAGAAGTAATTGTGGGAAAATTTAAGAAGCTACACGAGGACCTGACAAGTGGTTTCCGCGCTCTTGAGGATGAAACCCGATGA
- the LOC117621398 gene encoding probable plastid-lipid-associated protein 10, chloroplastic produces the protein MDLALSSPLFPSSATRGVNKIKPYSSMLIATQKVSTQKFFPCLAAVATQTAQAVEVAVESKKHELLRAIQDTQRGLVTTDDQRSSIEEALVSVEGYNKGAPLDLVKLDGTWRLQYTSASDVLILLEAAARVPFFQVGQIFQKFECKDQSSGGVIRNVVRWSVPPLLEEQEGATLLVSAKFSVISVRNIYLQFEEINVQNIKISEELQALIAPAILPRSFLSLQILQYLRNFKAQIPVRDPGRQSVGGLYYLSYLDANMLLGRAVGGGGVFVFTKAQPLN, from the exons ATGGACCTGGCTCTTTCTTCTCCATTGTTCCCTTCAAGTGCAACAAGAGGTGTAAATAAGATTAAGCCTTACAGCTCAATGCTTATTGCCACCCAAAAGGTGTCCACTCAGAAATTCTTTCCGTGTTTGGCAGCTGTTGCTACCCAGACAGCCCAG GCAGTGGAGGTTGCGGTAGAGAGCAAAAAACATGAGCTGTTGAGAGCTATCCAAGACACCCAAAGGGGCCTTGTCACGACTGACGATCAACGCTCTTCTATAGAGGAGGCTCTG GTGAGTGTGGAGGGTTATAACAAGGGTGCACCGTTAGACTTGGTGAAATTGGATGGGACATGGCGTTTGCAATATACTTCTGCTTCTGATGTTCTCATTCTTCTGGAAGCTGCTGCAAGGGTACCCTTTTTTCAG GTTGGgcagatttttcagaaatttgaATGCAAAGACCAGTCCAGCGGGGGAGTAATCCGTAATGTTGTCAGATGGAGTGTTCCGCCATTGTTAGAG GAACAGGAAGGTGCCACTCTGCTAGTTTCTGCTAAATTTTCGGTCATTTCTGTGCGTAACATCTACCTTCAGTTTGAAGAG ATTAAtgttcaaaatatcaaaattagtGAAGAGCTGCAGGCTCTAATAGCTCCAGCAATATTGCCACGATCATTTTTAAGTTTACAG ATCTTGCAGTACCTCCGTAATTTCAAAGCTCAAATTCCGGTTAGAGACCCCGGACG GCAATCAGTAGGAGGACTTTATTACCTTTCTTACTTGGATGCTAATATGCTTCTGGGGCGTGCTGttggtggtggaggagtttttgttttcaccaAAGCTCAACCTCTGAACTAA